Part of the Cottoperca gobio chromosome 1, fCotGob3.1, whole genome shotgun sequence genome, GCTCTCTTGAACTGTTGCATTCTGTGGAGTACTTTGTCTTTCGCTGTCGAACCTCTCTCAGTTCTcggtcctgctgctgcttctgaagGCACAACTGATGACTCAGCATCTCCTGCATCATGTCCAGTCCCTCCACGGACCACAAGCCCTTCTGCCTCTGCACCAGTACAAACAGGCTGCGACCCAGAGTCTCCATCTCTTTTGGtatttctcctcctcttgtctCCATCGCTTGCCTGACTGGGAGGCTGATGCTCTGCTTTCCTCGGCTGTCTGGACTCACCTGGTTTCTTGCGGACTCGTTTTAGCAGCTTTGAGCAGAGATCCACAAAATCCTGGTCCGATTCATCCATGATGGAGCAATATGTCCCACATTAAAAGGTCACGCTTGCATATCCCCAGCTGTAATTAGCCTACAAAGAAAGCTGGTTTAAGTTTGAGCAATTGGTGTCTAAGGTGGGTTCAGGGActaacaatgggcccctgtgacAGAGGAAAAGTCTAAATCGCTCAAACACTACTTACATGTCAGCTAATTTAAAGAGCCAATACTTGGGTTTACTGCACAATTTAAAGAAAACAGCTACGCTTTTATTCAATGCAAACTTATATCTACAAAATCGTATTTTATGTGCTGACAGATAATGTTTAAAAGCGTATATTTGTAGCAGAAATACCAGTCAGTTAGCTAAGGTTAGCTAGCTGATCATGCTAACACTTTATCCTCACCCAAGCTTGATGCATTTGCTCTTCAGTTTTAGCTTTCCGCCTCATTGCTGTTCATTCACGAGTCTGTCTctcatttatttagaaatatatgCAGCATTATGTATCTATTATATGGCTAATAAATCAGGCAAAAGGCCGCCAGTGgggtttgttttcatttcaaaagcGCTCACACTCAACcgcttcattttttattttccgGTCATGTGACGGTGAAGGAACGAATGGTGGGCCCTCCAGGTCACGTGACTTCAACGCGTTGATATTTACTCTCAGAAGCGTTTAACCCAAACAAGTAATACGCTTTTCCTAAATTATGGAACTTTTCCCCATGAAACCTCTCACTGAAtatgtttatatctgtgtgtataaatTAGCTcttgatttgtattttgttatttatgtaattgtctttaatattgtcttttaatgctcttcaaatgtatttgtctcACTTATATCTGCTCCGCATGTACTGCttacctgtttttttttttatattatccTTTCGTCAAAAAAACTAAAGCATTTATTTGTGCCTGTTGAGACGCTAGGACCATgttaactaaaactaaacatctgagagaaatgtgtgtgactAAGGCACCGCCACCTAATTTATCCCaaatgttccatatctttttccTGATTAACAGCTCGTGTTTTTGTCCTATACTTGTCTTGATACTAAATGAATCCCTTTATAAACGGAGTTTGTAAATACCAGGTCCTCTGAAAAAAGACAAGTTGTTattctgagaaataaaatacTGCCTTAAAGTCTTTGAGTGAGTCACACCATTACAAGACATGTGGAAACACAGAGTAACTGTCATCTGTCTAACTTTACTCAGAACATTTGTATGTAATTCTTATATGTCCTAAATTTAGGATATGAGCAATGTTTGTGACTAAACTGAAATTACTGCCAGAAGTATCATGTTTTAAAACAggatacacacagacatcaacTTCAACTCCTTCAAGGCTTTTGTgtctctaaatgtatttatgagcATGGAATTCTGACGGGACttattttaatatcttataAAAAGTCCTGTGCTTTTATCCTACTTAAAATACCCTTTGCAAAGCTTGTGTTTGGACTGAATCATATAACTTCGACTCACTCATTTGCATTACACTTTGATAACttgaaaatgtagaaatatttaGCACATTAAAAAGTGAATGTTTTCTAATCAGTTACAATTCCTTTCAACAGGCTCAACAAattttgtttaacttttatttgtttccattGGTACCGGAGTTATTTGTTCTAACTTGACTGGGTTTTCTAAAAGTTATGGGCCTTTACTTGAGACTGGAGAGCTGACTTCATTTAAGTGGACGACTATCAAATCAAGGTTAGGTAATGTGTTATGATGTTACCCTCTGCCACATCCCTGCTGGTAAAATGATGAGGTAACTTTAGTAACCATTTCAGTTTCTGAAATATGAGCTCAATCTGCAAAACGCTACTTCTACTCTGTACTAAAAACTCCCATAACTGATCATCCAGTTTGATCTTACCCAATCTGTAGAAATTCAGATGCAGAATAAAGTTATAGTAATCTCAAAAGAAGtactttcattaaaaataagGGTAGAAAAGTGGAGACACGGCTCGAAGGAAACTTTTCTGACTTAACGACGTTAACGATGACTGAAAAACGAAACACTGCAGCGCTGAAACAAAGGAACACAAAGTAGTTCACACAGGAGTGATGCCTCATTATTTAACAGAGTACTAGAGATATTCTGCTGCACAGTTTATTTAACAATATGGTATATAAGTAAGAAATGAGTCTTTTAACCAGTTTATACAGTGATTTCATTCTCTCTTCcttatatttatagtattttgCTTAATAACTTGATTTACAATAGGAGAAAAAGTAAATCCCCCTAATTCAAGTTTTGTGAGAGAGGAATGAGGGTTGATGAAATTTTGTTTTCCTCAGGGTGAATTTCAAATGTGCCCTTCATCCCTAGATCGCACACACAGCTTAGTGTAAAACTTAGAGGATGGGGCGTCATCAGAGATGTGTCCGATAAACAACCGGTGATCATTCCACCTCAGCTTAGGGGGCTGgtctctttctcacactctcTTTACACTTTACAACATTTGTATGACAAAAAGTATGacaaattctttttttaatgtcaaagcAACACTGTTCTTCACCTGCAAGACAAGATTTTTCCAACTCCAGGCCACTGAGATGTAGGTTGCAATCCTTGTTGTCCGTGTTTGTGAAAGCAGTCGGAGCTGTAGTTATTTTAGTGACTGTGAGGGTTTGTGTCAGTGTCTTCATGTGCGCCTGTGTACATGCCCGTGTATAAACAACTGCCGCAGTCCATTTCCTATTTCAATACAACTGAGTGCTCTTCATACACACAAAGAGGAGGGGAGCGGTCCCTGAACGCATCGTCTTGGAGTAATGGTACAACACTAGATTACAATTGCCAGGAATGACAgcttgagaaagaaaaaaaacgaaaACCCAATTCCCAGACAAATTATTTTACAGGTTCAACACAACaatgttttaagtttcttttccaaaggtacaaaataaaaagatatgaataatataatgcaattgtacattttcttttttttttaaagaaacgaGAAAGGCATGAAAACATAccgaaaacaaaccaaaaataaGTTGAGTATTGAACACATTTGGTCTCAaccaaaaaatatattctttgtGATTTAAATTCCATTAAGAAGCAACTTTTAGGAAACAATTACATTCCCTCCaagtgttgattttttttttgttgttttttttcctcaacctaattttcctttttctttttacaacatttgaaatgtcagtacaaaaaaaaagttctcAACCTTAGAAAGAACAAACAAAGCCCTCTGACGGGATAAAGAGTCCGAGGAGAAGCTGGGTGGGGGGGTGGGTCTctgggagagagagtgtgttctTTAGTTCCAAGCAGAAATGCTACAATCCCTCCACAAACTTCTCCAGAGTGTCCCCTGTAGCATCTCCCACCATCCCCAAGTCACTGTTCAGCCCCCCTCTGTTGGGCGTGTTAAGCTGCGGGAGCATGGCACTTTGTTCTGGTGTCCCCAAGTGTCCCTGCTCCATAGACCCTGACAGCGGGCCCCCGAGTCCCGGATGGGGGGAACCCGAGTGGGGTGGATGTGGGTGTTGCGGTGAGGGCTGGGGCTGGACCTGCGGGGAGGGACTGGAATGTGGCCGCTGCTGCTGGGGCTGTTGTTGCGAGGGTGGACAGGGGGACCGGACTGGTGCGGGGGAGCGGACCTGGTTGTTGAGCACGTTGACTAGTGTGGGCTGGCCGGGGAGGTGGGCTCCGCCCTGGGGCTGGCCAGCCAGCAGGTGGGTCTGGGGGCTCATGGGGCTGGGCTGGGCAGGAGAGCCCATCTGCTGCTTGAGGatggcctgctgctgctggggaagttgctgctgttgctgctgctggcgCATTCGCTGATGCAGTAAGTTCTTGGTGGAGTCCATCACCATGCCGGGCTGGGCCATCTGAGCCATGGGTGGGAGTTGGCCCATGGTCCCCCCAGCGGCTCCTGAACCTGCCTGCATGGCTATCTGCTGTTGTTGCGTGCGGAGCTGAGAGTATGTAGCTGCTGTGCCCTGTGTCTGAGCGGGGAACTGGCCAGGATGGCCCTGAGGCATCCCTccctgttgttgctgttgctgttgctgttgttgctgttgttgttgttgttgttgttgttgttgttgttgttgtcttaaGAGCTGCCGACGGTATAGCTCCTGGATCTGGGGGTTGGTGTTGTGTGCTGTGCTTATCAACTGCCCTTGAGCTCCCAATGCGGCCATGCCCTGCACAGGaggctgctgcggctgctgtgGAGGCATTACTGGCCTCTGCACCGCCCCTCCTGGCATGGCTATGGTCTGCATTGCTGGCATGCCGGGCTGCTGCGGCTGACCTGCTTGCTGCGGCTGGTTGGCGTGGTACTTGGCTGTTCGCTGTTTGATGAAAGCAGCCATTAGCTGAGGGTTTGATTTGAGGATGTTGAGgacttgctgctgctgctgaggagaGCTGGGAGACTTGAGCGTGTGGAGAAGGTCCTGCAGTGCGTTTGGTGCAATAGCTCCAGGTCTCTGGGGAGCTTGTAGCCGGACACCGGGCTGCTGTGGAATCAGCATCCTCTGGACCTGCTGAGGTTGCTGCCCTGGGGCCATTATGGCTCGCTGCATGGTCATGGCCTGCTGTGGGGTCTGGCCTGGGACGAGGCCTGGTTGTTGAGTCTGAGCTGCCTGCATCGGCCCTGCAGCTCCAGGCCACTGACCTGGGGGAATGCCGGGCTGCATGACCTGAGGTCCGCGGGGCCCTGGCACCATCTGCATGGTTGGCTGCATTGGTCCAGTCATGcgctgctgtggctgctgggGGTTCATGGTTAAGCCGTTCATGTTGACTCTGTAGTTCTGCTGGTTCTGTTGGGCCTGTGCCATCATCTCGATGTGCCGTGCCATCTTGACTGCAGCCAGgggaggctgctgctgcagctgctgaggtGGCTGGGGCGGCTGGGGGAGAGGGGACTGTTGCTGGTGTAGAGGGGAAGCCTGGGGCCCGGGCTTGCCCTGGGACACTGGTGTTTGAGGCTGGCCATTGCGAGGTGCGTTGGGAAAAGAGGGGGACATGACGCCTGCTGAGTTGGGGGTCTGCGGCTGGTTGGAGAGTGGCTGCTGGGGTGTCTGAGGAGTGTTGGGCTGGGCATGGGAAGTGGGAGTGTTGGGGGCAGCCGTGGCCGGTGGGGACGGTAGCGGCATGGTTCTGCCTTGCATGGTGGCCATTCTCCTCCTCATTAGTTGGGCCTGCTGGAGcctgtgctgcagctgctgctggcgAAGCTTGTGCTTGATGTTCAGGCAGAACGGGACAGGACACTTGTTCTCCTGACAGTGCTTTGCGTGGTAACAGCATAGAGCGATGAGTTGCTTGCATACAGGGCAGCCACCGTTGGTTTTGCGCTTGCAGCCCTTGGTGTGCTGCACCACTCGCTTCATCTTCTGGCAGGACGGCAGAGAGCAGTTGGCATTGCGACACTGACAGGCGTGGACCAGAGACTGGATGCAGCGTTGGATACTTAAGCGCCGGCTCTCCTGCGGGCTCTTGGAGGCCTCTCCACTCTGGCCGTTGCTGTCGTCGTCCAGGCCAAGGCCCCATTTGACCATCTGGTGCTCGTGGCCCTTCACGTTGTAACAATTAATGCACAGATCAAAGTCCTGCAGAAAAGGGGCAGATGGGGACACAGAAATTAACATGTATCTAACCAAGTCTGATAAATAGTTTTGTCAAAAGTTTCACAAATATACTTTCTGCTGTTAAAGATAAAACGATAAATATCTTCTTCTGTCCTgatcttcattttattttttatattttcagacCAACAGTACACAGCACACTGACACAGGAGTAATTACAGTgtagaaacacaacacactgacagCAGAACTAGTAGTAACTCACCTCGCACACAGTGCAGTGCCAGCGTGTCTCCACGTGGTGCTTGCACTCGTTGCAAGTGTAGACGAAGCGATCCTGTCCCTGGTTGTGCAGCTCAACCAGCATGCACATGGTGCTCCACTTGCACCTCCTGACAGAGCTGAACTCCCAGTGTTTGTCCCTGGCCAGAGTCAGGAAGGCATCGCGGCCATCCATCAGGTCACACGAGAGCATGGGGTCAGGGTCAACGATGGGCGGCAGGGTGTTGGCCATAGGAGCGGAGTGGAGGTGAATCACAAAGAACACCTTCAACAGAcggagaaaaacacacagaaaggagAGTTAGAGACGCACAAGCAAAACTGAAACTGCGCTTTATTCATCATATAATACACTGTTCACAAAATGCCTGCATCATCTAAATGACTTTatatccaaaaacaaaacaagtctgaCCTCTTTGTGCTTCTCCAAGCTAGCGTATAGCTTCTGGGACAGATCATTGGCTACATTCGGCATCCCAGGCTTCTTCTTGTTGGCTCGACTCACGctgctcttgtttttgttggccttcttgttgttcttcttcttagCGTTTTTGCTGTCACTTGGCGTACCCTGTGGGAGATGTACAAAGAGAGCCATTAAAGAAAACAGCTTAATAAATAATCACATATTTTCAATATGTTGATCATTTCTCCAGCTGAGAAGTTAGTGCTCATTACAGTGAAGTTATCTTCAAGAGGCCATGAGTTCTTCAGTTACTCTAATTCATCTTCTCATTAACATAATTAAAGTTCATCAGATTCTATTCAAAATGAGTTGATAACGATAATCCAACGCTTAAAAAGGACGTATGAAAGAATATCTAATCTATAGAAGCCTGAAATTGCAAAATGGCCGTCTAATTCGATAAAACACGACTAGAGTTGTAAATTCATATCTTTGCTGGTACCGCATCATCAAACCATGACACAATGTTCGCACCTCAGGGGTTTCAGTTGCAGCTGtgttctcctccttcttcctctcctcctcctcctgctccagctcccTGATGCTCTCCTCCAGCACGTTGGGCCAGAAGTCGCCTTCGAAGTACGGCAGCTCATTAGCGCTGGTCAGGCGGTCCTCTGTCGCCTGTTTGCAGATGtcctgagagagaaaagaaaggatgaTTCAAGCCATTCAGTTTGtatgtcatttgttttcagtaaTCAAACATGCTGAGCATTTACATGGTAAAGGTGTTTGTCTGTTAACGACAACATATCAAATGTGTTCAGAGTACCAACTATTCACAAAGAAATCCAGATCAGGAGCGCAATAAATCAAAAAATAACACCACGTCAGCAAATAATCAAAGTGTGcaaacatgtaaatgtgttttttgttctaaATATTAGAGACCGCATATTGAAATGTAAGCCTTGCGTcagtatttaaaacatttctcctCCCTACCTTGTAGTCATGCAGAATCCTCTCTGCAAAGGCCTTGTCCAGCATCTTCCTGTACCACTCCTGCAGCCTCTTAGGCTTGGGGATCTTCTGGTCGGGAGGATGGCAGTGGAAGATGTAGTCGTCTCCTTCACTGGGAGGACAAGCCCAGATGTGGCCCTGGGCATACCTGCGGCcataaacagagagaagcaacaAAGACACAATGTTCAAGTTAGGATATCTGCTTCCTTAGGAATCCCGCCGCCAAGTTCAGTCCAGAGACTCTTCCCCATGTTGTCTCTTTCAAAAGGTGAGGCAGAAAAGGAGCATGAGAGCAATGCTTACCCGAGTTTCTTGACGTATTCCAGATAGCCGATGAGGATCTCGTGGTAAACTGCTGTTCGTAAAAGCCGAGGTCTGAAGAAGTGAATACTGTCAAGGTATGATATGTAGACCCGTCtgcagaggtagagagagggagCATGATCAATTACACTCATGAAAAGCACCTGAAGTGCCCGTGCTTTATTGCCATGTAGTACATACAATAATTGGCTGTACAGACCTGGTGTTGGGGAATGCGCTCTCGGAGCCGTACTCCTGCACGTGCATGCCAAAGAAGCACACGTCCACACCGTCAATCTCCTCAAAGGCAAAAAGTGCTTTGGTTCTGTAGGGAAAGGTCTCGGGCATTTCCCCTGTGTCCACAAACCTGTCGTAAGGAAGAaacaatcaaattaaaatgtgtgaacaGCATAATTGGATCTCTAGTTAGATGGTGAAACTAGAACTTCTTCTCATGGTGAAGGTTCTGCTCTGAACACAACTCTCTCAACACAAATGGTGGACTGTGAGAAATGTGTAGattatgtatctatatgtataaaCATGTATTCTATAGTTCCACAGATGTATAGTACAGCACATATACGTTTTATAATCACACTTCAAAAAGCTTTTTTACTGGCTTTAAAGGCTTCTAGGACACGAGATTCACGAGCTGCCCGAGAAGTTGCCTTGTGTGTCGCTAATTTCAGCAAATCACAAGCGCATAATGGGACCATTCATGTCAAGTGGCCTTGAGTCAATAAAAAGCAAACAGCCTTAAATCAGTCAAGCTGAAGGTAACATGTTGTTGGTCAAGGGCCTCGTCCCTGCGAGGATGAGACGAGCATTGTAGACTTTGATCTTCAAACAGTGAGGGTGTGGACTGCATCTCGTCAAACATGCAGGTTCCACAGTCCCTGTGAGAGAGTGCAACGCTTTATAGAGGCCATTATGCTTTTGCATGGCAGGgacaataaaaaataagctCTGGACAAATATGAGCTGTGCGTCAGTGCATCGTCGTCTACAAGACTATAGCCTCTCTCGTTGTTCATTAATTTGACCGAGGCAACTGTAGATGATAAAACATTATCCAGTAATTATATAAGTATAGGTATAAAAGGTTTATAGGTATTTAagtataaaagtaataaaaaaaaacacttcgaCACACCAAagcatacattacatacacCAAGTTCTCCCGTCTTCCCATCAGTAATGCTCTCACCTGGCTTTCATGCCCGGTTTTACTTCCACCGTTTTGTCGGAGCTCGCCACCACTCGCACAAACACCTCTCCGGCCTCTGGGTGGTTCTGTCTCTTCAAGTATTTATTCACACGGTCCTCTATGTACATTCCCAACCGTGTCGACTGCAGCCCTgcagtgtacaaacacacaggcaacTCTTTTAACTTTccagaatgaaagaaaaacacggGTTACACAATCCgtacttaaaaagaaaagatttatgATCATGAGAGCTTCAATCTGTTAGCAGCACATGCCATTAAGGTCAGAATTGTTTTTCAGGGCTGCAAACACCACAGAAAAATACCAATGTGACCACAAGGCCAACAAGAATAACAAAGCGGCAACTGCAGGAGagtcacacagagacaaatgcaGCCcttgtgcaggtgcaggtgcttTATATTATCCTGCGTCTTCTGTCCTGCGACAAGTGCAATAATCTGCTGACATTTTGAAACATGATATTTAACACTCAAATGTAAAGAATTGAACTAACGTTTTGCGGAG contains:
- the crebbpa gene encoding CREB-binding protein isoform X3, producing the protein MAENLLDVGPPNSKRPKLSSPALSASDGPDLGSLSWDDLENDLPDELIPNGGDLNMMGGMPSNIGAAPGPGGGPVLPDAAAKHKQLSELLRASSTGSIAGLNSASPQPGGLGPQLGTSMRKSPLGQGSPNNHPSPQAQKAGTPTGVAGQNNNNNTATMGLNTTGFNQSMINNNQGHAGLLTQGGQSQPGQVMNGSLVPEAGRGRGAGVAGMQYSGPKMQGAAPGPGGAGSALAETLTQGGQQMGSHATLGAAQQAGNMNKQPQQQAAILPLAGGGGVAVSSAGPTADPEKRKLIQQQLVLLLHAHKCQRREQANGEVRACALPHCRTMKNVLNHMTHCQAGKSCQVAHCASSRQIISHWKNCTRHDCPVCLPLKNASDKRTQQTMVSSPNAGLQNPMSSVGGQPSAPTINTSTPIDPSSMQRAYEALGLPYSQATGQARGAAGGTGQTAGAQLPQMRPINALGNQMALGGATLGVTTSDQTNLHTDSLPNTLNTNNQLLSDGSSVGSLGNLPTAAPISATGTRKAWHEHVTQDLRNHLVHKLVQAIFPTPDPAALKDRRMENLVAYARKVEGDMYESANSRDEYYHFLAEKIYKIQKELEEKRRSRLQKQIINQAPLAAQGNQQPGLPQPSAFGPRPQNGPVPLPNMPNQIMNRMQVSQGINQFNHMALPNAQISQTPMGARAASPMNHPQQMNLSSIPAMGMSPSRMPQAQGMIAAHGGASMVGQTASQGPFLAQTQFPPGSTAVAATGAMNVTVGPAMSQPPAQAAVTQLSQPGASLDNRVPTPASTASADLPVQEVKAEAHHDQQEFEAAGGKTEPKMETEEDSASTVVKKEEPEEKPEPMEVEEKKPEMKTEPKEEEEGGANGTSSSSPSQSRRKIFKPEELRQALMPTLESLYRQDPESLPFRQPVDPMLLGIPDYFDIVKNPIDLSTIKRKLDTGQYQEPWQYVDDVWIMFNNAWLYNRKTSRVYKYCSKLAEVFESEIDPVMQGLGYCCGRKYEFSPQTLCCYGKQLCTIPTGGTYYSYQNRYHFCEKCFNEIQGASVTLGDDPAQPQTMISKDQFERKKNDVLDPEPFVECKDCGRKMHQICVLHYDTIWPSGFICDNCLKKSAKTRKENKFSAKRLQSTRLGMYIEDRVNKYLKRQNHPEAGEVFVRVVASSDKTVEVKPGMKARFVDTGEMPETFPYRTKALFAFEEIDGVDVCFFGMHVQEYGSESAFPNTRRVYISYLDSIHFFRPRLLRTAVYHEILIGYLEYVKKLGYAQGHIWACPPSEGDDYIFHCHPPDQKIPKPKRLQEWYRKMLDKAFAERILHDYKDICKQATEDRLTSANELPYFEGDFWPNVLEESIRELEQEEEERKKEENTAATETPEGTPSDSKNAKKKNNKKANKNKSSVSRANKKKPGMPNVANDLSQKLYASLEKHKEVFFVIHLHSAPMANTLPPIVDPDPMLSCDLMDGRDAFLTLARDKHWEFSSVRRCKWSTMCMLVELHNQGQDRFVYTCNECKHHVETRWHCTVCEDFDLCINCYNVKGHEHQMVKWGLGLDDDSNGQSGEASKSPQESRRLSIQRCIQSLVHACQCRNANCSLPSCQKMKRVVQHTKGCKRKTNGGCPVCKQLIALCCYHAKHCQENKCPVPFCLNIKHKLRQQQLQHRLQQAQLMRRRMATMQGRTMPLPSPPATAAPNTPTSHAQPNTPQTPQQPLSNQPQTPNSAGVMSPSFPNAPRNGQPQTPVSQGKPGPQASPLHQQQSPLPQPPQPPQQLQQQPPLAAVKMARHIEMMAQAQQNQQNYRVNMNGLTMNPQQPQQRMTGPMQPTMQMVPGPRGPQVMQPGIPPGQWPGAAGPMQAAQTQQPGLVPGQTPQQAMTMQRAIMAPGQQPQQVQRMLIPQQPGVRLQAPQRPGAIAPNALQDLLHTLKSPSSPQQQQQVLNILKSNPQLMAAFIKQRTAKYHANQPQQAGQPQQPGMPAMQTIAMPGGAVQRPVMPPQQPQQPPVQGMAALGAQGQLISTAHNTNPQIQELYRRQLLRQQQQQQQQQQQQQQQQQQQQQQQGGMPQGHPGQFPAQTQGTAATYSQLRTQQQQIAMQAGSGAAGGTMGQLPPMAQMAQPGMVMDSTKNLLHQRMRQQQQQQQLPQQQQAILKQQMGSPAQPSPMSPQTHLLAGQPQGGAHLPGQPTLVNVLNNQVRSPAPVRSPCPPSQQQPQQQRPHSSPSPQVQPQPSPQHPHPPHSGSPHPGLGGPLSGSMEQGHLGTPEQSAMLPQLNTPNRGGLNSDLGMVGDATGDTLEKFVEGL